DNA from Lactobacillus johnsonii:
TAATAGCTTTCCACCAATATTACCAAAAGCTTTTGTAGCTAAATACGTAGTTGTATCCTCTCCTAGGCGCTCAATAAGGTCGGCTGGAATAAAGCGTAAGATACCGACTGTAATTAGAGTGTAGATCGTTAAAACAATCGTAATTCCTAAGATAATCGCTTGCGGAAGAACTTTTTGAGGATTTTTCATTTCACCACCTAAGTTCGCAATTAAAATCCAGCCGTCGTAAGCAAACAAGGTAGCTAACACAGCAACTCCAAATCCGCCACTACTTTGTTTAGCGTCAGAAATAGTCTTACCTAGGGCGTTATTTTGACCCCAAAAGATACCAAAAATAATAATTGCAGCAATCGGAATCATTTTTCCAATTGTAGTAATAACAGAAAATGCGGCACCTATCTTATTGTCTAAAAAATTAATCATACTGATAAAAAGCATACAGCCGATTGATAGAGGAATGCGCCAGGAATCATCTAGATTAAAGAAATTAGCGATAAGAATTCCGGTAAAACCACCTACGGCTGCAATAATTGCTGGGCCATAGACGATAACTTGCATCCATCCGTCTAGAAAACCAAGAATCCGCCCATATAACTTCTCGATATAAACATATAATCCGCCAGTATATGGCATTTGAGCTCCAATTTCAGCAATTGTTAAACCAGCTGCTAGTGTAATAACACCACCAAAGATCCAAGCACTAATAGCTAGGGTTGAATTATGAGCACTTTGGAGAACTGAAGCTTGTTTGAAAAAGATACCTGATCCGATGATTGTCCCAATAACAATTGAAATAGCTGAAAAGAAGCCTAACGAACGCTTAAGATGGTTTTGTTGTTTCATCTTGATAATCCTTTCTAAAAGAAAAAAAGCCCAGATTCACAAAAATCACTCTGCTACAAAAGTGATTAAGTGAATCCAGGCTTTTTTTGAAATATTTGGCTACACAAAATCACTCATGTTCCACTGGAGGTGGAAGATGAGGAGGAAGAAGTATTTAAATTAGTGCGGTGTAAATATTTCATGATTTTAACTCCTAAATGATTTTATATTAGAATATCATGATATTATTAAAAAGCAAATAATAAATACATCTTTAATTAAGCAATTAATTTTATTGTAAAAAAGTTTTGCTTTTTCCAAAATCATCTGCTATACTAGTTAACGTTGTGAGAAACGCTGACTTAGCTCAGTTGGCAGAGCACGTCACTAGTAATGATGAGGTCGAAGGTTCGAATCCTTTAGTCAGCATTATAAAGACTCACTTTTATTGATTAACCTTGATTTATCAACGTTTTTACGAAGATAAGTTAAGGTTAATTTTTTTGTGTGAAGAAAATGATGCACACTAAGTGCACGCAGTTAAATTATTAAAGTGCAATTTTTGCACACAGTTTTTAGAGTGGAATAATGATTAAAGCAAGTGTTCAGGCATGATATACTTACTTTTTTTTAGTAGTTAACATTAAGATGAAATAAAAAGATTTGAAAATGGTAAGATGAACTGGCCCAAGAATCAAGATGAGGTAAAAGCACTAACTTCTGAACAAGTTGATTGGTTAATGCAGGGCTTCTCTATTACGCCAAAAATAAATGGGCTGTTTGTCAAATCCTGTTGATGAATAGTTTGTAAAGAGAGCTAAGCAACTAGAAAATAGTTGTTTGGCTCTTTTTCTTTTACAATATTTTCTTCAAGTCTAATTCTAATTAATAAATGTTTGAAATTTCTATAGCCATAAGCAGTACGTTCAATTTGCTTAATCTTCCGATTGACACCTTCAAGACAACCATTAGAGTAGTTAGAAGATATACCGTTTAGGACACCGGTATAATTATGCTTAAAGGTCAGTAGTGTTTGATGCATTTGTTTACCAACACTTTGTTTTGAATGAAGTAGATGGATAACTTTCTTTTCATCGTTATCCTGAATAGCAGTCATAAAGTCCTGCATAACCCAATAAGTATTTTCTAAGGTTTGGTCACAATCTAAACCATCTAAGACAACATGTTCCTGAGTGAGAGAGTCTTTAAAGTGCCAATCGTAGTAGGGAGTAGTCTTATTAAGTTTGTCATATTTCATGAGATAAAGCTTCCAAGGAGACTTTAAAAGCTTATATTCATGGCTTTGCTTTTTAAATTGCTTCATGATTTGAACTCTGAAAATATTAAACGATCTAGTAAGCATTTGAACCATATGAAAACGGTCAATAACTATCTGAGCATTTGGAAATAATTCTCTAGCAACTAAAGGATAATAACAATTAAGATCCATAGTTACTGTTTTAACCATTGCACGAGCTTTAGGAGTGAACTTGTAAAAATAGCGTAGAATATCAGGTTTGAAACGAGTTCTAAGAATTTGAACAACTTTGTGAGTATCACCATCTAGACAAATAAAGTGAAGCTTTTTGCCTACACCTTTGAATTCATCAAAGGCTAAGTGTTCAGGGAGATGATCAAAGTCATCATAGAACTTAGAAGAGCAGGCTTCTAATACTCTTTGAACCGTGTTGACAGATACATTATGTTCTCTAGCAATGCTGGTCATTGAACGATCTTCAGTAAGAGCAGAAAGTATTTTTCGCTTAGAAGTGTTAGAGATATAGGAGCCTTTATTAACCAGATTAGATTGAGCCATAGATCTTTTTAAACAGTCATTGCAGAGAACACGTTGTTTTCTTAATCTGATAGTAACGGGCTTACTAGCATCAGCAGTAATGAAACGAACGTTAGAAACGTAATGACCGTTATGCTTAAGATTAGTAGAACGACAATAAGGACAATGGGACTGAATAAGTTCAGCTACATAGAGATTATGATATTTGCCGTTAATATATTTTTTAAAATAATCAGAAAAATAATATTAGGATCTTCAATATTGAGATGAAATTTAATACAATCATTGTTAGAGGACATAAGCAATCACCTTTATTCTTTAGAGTGGAATCAGAAGATTTAATGCAGTGAGGCTTATGGCCTCTTTCTTTGTGCAATAAAAATCCTGTCGATAGAATATCATAGATATCCATCAACAGGAAAAAGTATAGAGCCCTATTAATAACTTAAATGAAGAAATAGCCCTTCTCAGAGAACAAGTAGCGTACTTAACGCAAAAGAGATACGGTAAATCTTCTGAACAGATGCCACTATCTGGTCAAACCAGTTTGTTTGAAGAAGATCAAATTAGTGAAGATGATGATCTTCCCAGGAGAAGAGCCAGAAGAAACTATTATCTATAAGAGAAGTAAACATAAAGCTAAAAGAGAAGCTATTCTATCAGCTTTTCCTTCAGAAGAAGTACATCATAAACTATCTGAAGCAGAACAAATCTGTTCAGATTGCCAACATGAATTAAAAGAAATTGGCTCCTGGATTGTAAGAAAAGAATTAGTCTTTATTCCTGCACAAATTAAGCGGCTCGATCATATACAGCATGCTTACAAGTGTAAACATTGCAGCTTAAATAATGAAAGAGACAAAATTATTAAAGCACCTATTCCTAAGGCTCCTTTAGCCCATAGTTATGGTTCAAGTTCAATTATTGCTCATAGTATTTACCAAAAGTATGAGTTAAAAATACCAGCTTACCGTCAAAAGAACGACTGGCAAAAGCTAGGCTTGCCTATTCAAAGACAAGATCTAGTTAACTGGCAAATGAAGTGCAGTGAATATTACTTCAAACCGCTTTATGACTTATTGAAGGAAAGACTTCTGCAACAGGAGATTCTTCATGCAGATGAAACCAGTTATCGAGTACTTGAAAGTGAAACTATTAAAACTTACTATTGGACTTTCTTATCGGGCAAACAAGAAAAGAAACCAATAATTCTTTATCATCATGACCCACACCGCAGCGGTAAAGTTGCGATAGACTTTTTAGGCAATTTTTCCGGGTATCTTCACTGTGATATGTGGCAAGCTTATAAGCCATTATCTAGTACAACGCTAGTTGGCTGCTGGGCACATGTTAGAAGAAAGTTTAAAGAAGCAATGCCACCTACTAATAAGGGAAAGTCTCTGTCTAAACAAGGGGTTCACTATTGTAATAGGATGTTTACCTTAGAGAGGTCATGGGAGAAGCTATCTAATGAAGAACGATATCAAAGACGACAAAAAGAACTAAAGCCTTTATTTGAAGAATTCTTCGACTGGTGTCGAAATAATCAACCGATGGTTTTACCAGGATCCAAGCTTGGTAAAGCGATTGCTTATGCACTGAATCATGAAGAGACCTTCAAGAATGTCTTGCTTGATAGCAAACTGGTTTTATCTAATAATCACGCAGAACGAGCAATCAAAACATTAGTGATTGGACGAAAGAACTGGTTATTCTCACAAAGCTTTGAAGGTGCACAATCATCAGCTATAATTTTGAGTTTAATTGAGACAGCCAAAAGAAATAGCCTTGATTCAGAAAAATATATTGAATACTTACTAGATAAATTACCAAATGAAGATACTCTGACAGATAAAGAAGCACTGTCGGCTTATTTACCATGGACAAAAGAAGTTCAGAAAGTATGTAAAACATAAAGCGGCCTAGCAGATACACTCTGTATCAAAGCTAGGCCGCTTTATGTTTTACATACTTCAGTTTTTGACGCTTACCTTACGATGCTTACGACTTTTAGAAGAAAAATATTATAAAGAAAAAGAATTAAGCAACCATTATGAGGCAGTTTGATTCTTTCCATTTATTTTTTAGCAACAGAATTTGCCAAAAAATATGATTTCTGTCTTTTTAACTTTCAGTTATTACAAAAAATAAAAACCTATAGTAGAACTTATTTTGTATGCTTTCTATTATCACTCAGATTAAATAGGGTAAGTACTGAAGCTAAAGCTACGCTGATGATACCAAGAATTGAGTTGGAATGTTTCTCTCCAGTTTGTGGCAAAATTTCTTTCTTTTGATTAACTGAAACAGGAGTTTTTGGTTTAGGGTAAGTTGTTGGCTTTGGAGGATTGGATGGAGTAGGAGGATTGGATGGAGTAGGAGGGTTAGATGGAGTAGGAGGGTTAGATGGAGTAGGAGGGTTAGATGGAGTAGGAGGGTTAGATGGAGTAGGAGGGTTGGATGGAGTAGGAGGATTAGATGGAGTAGGTATAGTACTTCCAGAGATACTACCTGTATTAAAGCCAGTATAGGTTTGAGTTTGAGTTTGAGTATTATTACCAATTCCTGCTGCAGTCATATTAGGCAAAATAATTTTGGAATAAGAAACTGCCGGACCACTCCCCCCGTCAAAAGGTGAAGTCTCTTTCATTTCTTGTGGTAGTAATTGTGTATCAATTTGGAAGAAATAAGCACCTTTTCTTGAGTAATCTTGACCATCAACTAAGAATGGTCCATTTTGGTTAATCTCAATACCATTATTATTGAAAGTTTTGTTATCAGGATTTTGAGAAACTAAATTTCGTAAAAAGTTTTCAAAGTCGGTGTCTTCGTTTGCAAAAGTACCATTGCTGCCGTCATATTGCCCAACGATTTTTTGATAAATTTCTGAACTTATCTTAGTTCTGTTACCTGCTTGTGTAAGTAACTGAGGGTCAGTGATATGAAATACTTTAATGGACGAAGGTACAATTCTTTGATTATCGGTGAATTTAATAAATGCTTTAACATTGTCAAGTGGATCAAGGGTTGGTCCCACGCCTTTTCCAAAGTTCCAGTCAAACATATATTGCATTAAACGAGCTTGATTTTCAGGCCCCTCTAATTCATTTGCATTAACATTCTCAGGTCCGGTATAGGTTACTGATACATTGTCGCCATAAGTTTCAATATAACGTCCATCTGAAACTTTCCCTGTTGAATTGGGGATAGCAGCGTTGTTAGGAATGTTATCGTTAGGATTCCAAGTAACCTTAGGACCAGAAATAAATCCGTGCAATATTTCTTGCTCATTTACATTATCCTCGTATTTCTTAATAGTAGAAACAAATTCTTTTTGAACAGATGGGGTTTGAGGCAATTTAACAGTAACAGTATTCGTAACTTCAACAGAATTACTAGTAGAACTATTTGGTAAATTACCATTTACGCTAATTGAAATATTGGATGAATGTATTTGATAATTTTGCTCATTTCCGTGATAAGTAAATGTAAATATGGTAGCATCATCATTGTTTGAGGATGTAGTAGTCCAATTATCATTCAAAACAGGAAGACTGTCAGTTTTAACTTT
Protein-coding regions in this window:
- a CDS encoding APC family permease — encoded protein: MKQQNHLKRSLGFFSAISIVIGTIIGSGIFFKQASVLQSAHNSTLAISAWIFGGVITLAAGLTIAEIGAQMPYTGGLYVYIEKLYGRILGFLDGWMQVIVYGPAIIAAVGGFTGILIANFFNLDDSWRIPLSIGCMLFISMINFLDNKIGAAFSVITTIGKMIPIAAIIIFGIFWGQNNALGKTISDAKQSSGGFGVAVLATLFAYDGWILIANLGGEMKNPQKVLPQAIILGITIVLTIYTLITVGILRFIPADLIERLGEDTTTYLATKAFGNIGGKLLTLGIIISMLGTLNGKIITFPRIVYAMAKRNDLPFSSYLTYLTPKGKSPIVATIFITVLATLMLVLFDPDRLSDLCVFTIYCFYILAFFGIFKLRRENSNRPFSTPLYPLVPIVAILGGLFIVVSELFNDPAGVVLFLGIVAVGLPIFYYLKRKEKTSRNKAIEINENHD
- the tnpC gene encoding IS66 family transposase, whose product is MKMMIFPGEEPEETIIYKRSKHKAKREAILSAFPSEEVHHKLSEAEQICSDCQHELKEIGSWIVRKELVFIPAQIKRLDHIQHAYKCKHCSLNNERDKIIKAPIPKAPLAHSYGSSSIIAHSIYQKYELKIPAYRQKNDWQKLGLPIQRQDLVNWQMKCSEYYFKPLYDLLKERLLQQEILHADETSYRVLESETIKTYYWTFLSGKQEKKPIILYHHDPHRSGKVAIDFLGNFSGYLHCDMWQAYKPLSSTTLVGCWAHVRRKFKEAMPPTNKGKSLSKQGVHYCNRMFTLERSWEKLSNEERYQRRQKELKPLFEEFFDWCRNNQPMVLPGSKLGKAIAYALNHEETFKNVLLDSKLVLSNNHAERAIKTLVIGRKNWLFSQSFEGAQSSAIILSLIETAKRNSLDSEKYIEYLLDKLPNEDTLTDKEALSAYLPWTKEVQKVCKT
- a CDS encoding IS66 family transposase is translated as MNNLNEEIALLREQVAYLTQKRYGKSSEQMPLSGQTSLFEEDQISEDDDLPRRRARRNYYL
- a CDS encoding YSIRK-type signal peptide-containing protein (The YSIRK form of extended signal peptide directs nascent proteins to the cross-wall site, while signal peptides lacking YSIRK direct proteins instead to the cell pole. A large fraction of YSIRK proteins are surface proteins anchored by sortase-mediated processing of a C-terminal LPXTG motif.) gives rise to the protein MKHKNDNLFNAKLYSKQKFGFRKLSIGLSTVALGTSFLFVTNNSVQAAASNNQLEKNQQSSSNIQPTNSTLTIVKSSDINTGVAAQKANEESSVTNVATDGNTVESRTVTLNTNSGSTPPFSRSSLLESKAVSTSTDQYTVDISTTGTNELVTDGNSGQVNVNISGSGDSLPVFNDNDSFSISISNHNLKVKTDSLPVLNDNWTTTSSNNDDATIFTFTYHGNEQNYQIHSSNISISVNGNLPNSSTSNSVEVTNTVTVKLPQTPSVQKEFVSTIKKYEDNVNEQEILHGFISGPKVTWNPNDNIPNNAAIPNSTGKVSDGRYIETYGDNVSVTYTGPENVNANELEGPENQARLMQYMFDWNFGKGVGPTLDPLDNVKAFIKFTDNQRIVPSSIKVFHITDPQLLTQAGNRTKISSEIYQKIVGQYDGSNGTFANEDTDFENFLRNLVSQNPDNKTFNNNGIEINQNGPFLVDGQDYSRKGAYFFQIDTQLLPQEMKETSPFDGGSGPAVSYSKIILPNMTAAGIGNNTQTQTQTYTGFNTGSISGSTIPTPSNPPTPSNPPTPSNPPTPSNPPTPSNPPTPSNPPTPSNPPTPSNPPKPTTYPKPKTPVSVNQKKEILPQTGEKHSNSILGIISVALASVLTLFNLSDNRKHTK